One stretch of Rhizobium rhizoryzae DNA includes these proteins:
- a CDS encoding DUF192 domain-containing protein, protein MFEYVLKFTSALLALFLFSVMPSSAQVKFPTEQLTIQTASGPQVFTVEIAVDGAQRQQGLMFREKMAADAGMLFDFGSSREVAMWMKNTLIPLDMLFIDDKGIVRKIHEGAKPHDETPLSSGGPVKYVLELNGGAVRARNIAVGNKVLSPQIGKAR, encoded by the coding sequence ATGTTTGAATACGTATTGAAGTTTACGAGCGCCTTATTGGCGCTCTTTCTGTTTTCGGTGATGCCTTCCTCGGCGCAAGTGAAGTTCCCAACCGAGCAGCTGACGATTCAAACGGCGTCAGGCCCCCAGGTCTTTACAGTTGAGATTGCAGTCGACGGGGCCCAGCGACAGCAAGGCTTGATGTTCCGCGAAAAGATGGCTGCCGATGCAGGCATGTTGTTCGACTTCGGCTCCTCGAGAGAGGTCGCAATGTGGATGAAGAATACGCTCATCCCCCTGGATATGCTGTTCATTGACGACAAAGGAATCGTCCGGAAGATCCATGAGGGAGCCAAACCACATGATGAGACTCCGTTGTCGTCGGGCGGTCCTGTCAAGTATGTGCTGGAATTGAATGGCGGAGCGGTGAGGGCGCGGAACATCGCGGTTGGTAACAAGGTTCTCAGTCCGCAAATTGGAAAAGCGAGATAA
- the recJ gene encoding single-stranded-DNA-specific exonuclease RecJ gives MLEPADPVSRAFLGVEQSATGNRWVSRLDQAAQNRALAIAQLHGIPELIARVLAGRGVQPDEAPAFLDPTIRRLMPEPYSLADCEKAANRIADAVERRQRVAIFGDYDVDGAASSALLSRFLHHFGIHDHIYIPDRIFEGYGPNPTAIRQLIADGADLIVTVDCGSTSHDALAAAAEEHCDVVVIDHHQMGPQLPPCLALVNPNRNDDLSGQGHLCAAGVVFIVLVATARILRERGHEQAKTLDLLGFLDLVALATVCDVVPLKGLNRAYVVKGLLTARHMGNAGLAALFRKAGLGGPVTPYHLGFLIGPRINAGGRIGDAALGSRLLTLNDSAEAEDIAAQLDELNRERQAMEAEMLLEAEAEVIAEYGTGENAAVIVTARQNWHPGIVGLLAARLKEKFKRPAFAIAFDASGRGSGSGRSIPGFDLGKMVRGAVEEGLLVKGGGHAMAAGLTVQQENLGKLRAYFEAIAENVVPSLVANHVLKIDGALAASGATLALIDQLEQAGPFGSGHSQPIFAIPAHRIVDSRQIGTSHVKVSLQAMDGSRLEGIAFRSADTPLGQLLLASRGSQLHVAGSLSADQWQGSRRVQLRIIDAAKAT, from the coding sequence ATGTTAGAACCTGCAGATCCAGTTTCCCGCGCATTTCTAGGCGTTGAACAATCCGCCACTGGCAATCGTTGGGTCTCGCGCCTTGATCAGGCGGCACAGAACCGCGCGTTGGCTATTGCGCAGCTCCACGGCATTCCCGAGCTGATCGCGCGCGTGCTCGCCGGCCGGGGTGTGCAACCGGACGAAGCTCCGGCGTTCCTCGACCCAACGATTCGCCGCCTGATGCCGGAGCCTTACAGTCTGGCGGATTGCGAGAAGGCGGCAAATCGCATTGCTGACGCCGTCGAGCGTCGTCAGAGGGTCGCAATCTTCGGCGACTATGATGTGGACGGCGCAGCGTCCTCCGCTTTGTTGTCGCGCTTTCTCCATCACTTCGGGATCCACGACCATATCTATATTCCTGATCGAATCTTCGAAGGGTACGGACCGAATCCAACCGCCATACGGCAATTGATTGCCGACGGGGCGGATCTGATCGTTACGGTGGATTGCGGCTCGACGAGCCACGACGCTCTGGCCGCTGCTGCCGAAGAGCACTGCGACGTAGTCGTCATCGACCACCATCAGATGGGCCCGCAACTGCCTCCCTGTCTGGCACTGGTCAATCCGAATCGTAACGATGATTTGTCGGGGCAGGGGCATCTCTGCGCGGCCGGTGTCGTTTTCATCGTGCTTGTCGCAACTGCGCGGATCTTGCGTGAACGAGGCCATGAGCAAGCAAAGACGCTGGACCTGCTCGGATTTCTGGATCTCGTCGCGCTTGCGACAGTCTGCGATGTGGTTCCGCTCAAGGGATTGAACCGCGCCTACGTCGTCAAAGGCTTGCTTACCGCTCGCCACATGGGCAATGCGGGCCTGGCGGCGTTGTTTCGCAAGGCTGGGCTCGGGGGGCCTGTCACGCCCTACCATCTCGGATTTCTGATCGGTCCCAGAATCAATGCGGGCGGTCGAATCGGGGATGCCGCATTGGGGAGCAGGCTGCTGACATTGAATGACAGTGCCGAGGCTGAGGATATCGCTGCGCAGCTTGACGAGCTCAACCGTGAACGGCAAGCCATGGAAGCCGAAATGTTGCTGGAGGCCGAGGCCGAGGTGATTGCGGAATACGGGACAGGCGAAAACGCCGCCGTCATCGTCACCGCTCGCCAGAACTGGCATCCGGGAATCGTCGGTCTTCTCGCAGCCCGTTTGAAGGAGAAGTTCAAGCGTCCTGCATTCGCCATCGCGTTTGACGCATCCGGGCGCGGCTCTGGATCTGGACGGTCCATTCCGGGGTTCGACCTGGGGAAAATGGTGCGCGGCGCTGTAGAGGAAGGTCTGCTGGTCAAGGGCGGCGGTCACGCCATGGCGGCGGGGCTGACGGTCCAGCAGGAGAATCTCGGCAAACTGCGCGCTTATTTCGAAGCCATCGCAGAGAATGTCGTGCCGTCATTGGTGGCAAATCATGTCCTGAAAATCGATGGAGCGCTTGCTGCTTCGGGAGCCACGCTTGCGCTGATTGATCAACTGGAGCAGGCCGGGCCTTTCGGATCAGGGCACAGCCAGCCGATCTTTGCCATTCCCGCCCATCGCATCGTCGATTCCCGCCAAATTGGAACATCGCATGTGAAGGTGTCTCTTCAGGCAATGGACGGTTCGCGGCTTGAAGGCATCGCATTTCGGTCTGCGGATACGCCACTCGGGCAGCTCTTGCTGGCTTCCCGCGGCAGCCAGTTGCATGTAGCGGGTAGCCTGAGTGCCGATCAATGGCAGGGTAGCCGCCGCGTTCAACTGCGCATCATCGATGCTGCGAAGGCGACCTGA
- the gloA gene encoding lactoylglutathione lyase: MRYLHTMVRIKDLDASLDFYTRIFGLTEVRRIENEKGRFTLIFLAAPEDVESGTSVKAPLLELTYNWDTEDYQGGRNFGHLAYEVDNIYEFCQQLMDQGITINRPPRDGNMAFVKSPDGISFELLQKGPALAPAEPWVSMQNTGSW, from the coding sequence ATGCGCTATCTGCACACCATGGTCCGCATCAAGGACCTCGATGCGTCACTTGATTTCTACACTCGAATCTTCGGCCTCACGGAAGTCAGACGAATCGAAAATGAAAAAGGACGCTTTACGCTGATCTTCCTTGCTGCACCGGAAGACGTTGAGTCTGGCACCTCCGTAAAAGCTCCTCTACTTGAACTGACCTATAACTGGGATACGGAAGATTATCAGGGCGGACGGAATTTTGGCCATCTGGCCTACGAAGTCGACAATATCTACGAATTCTGCCAGCAGCTAATGGACCAAGGCATCACCATCAACAGGCCGCCGCGCGACGGAAACATGGCGTTCGTGAAGTCGCCCGACGGGATCTCCTTCGAGTTGCTTCAAAAGGGTCCCGCGCTCGCACCCGCCGAACCTTGGGTCTCGATGCAGAATACCGGGAGCTGGTAA
- a CDS encoding AEC family transporter: protein MAATLALLIPFFGLIAIGFVAARLSRLNADALGWMNIFIVYAALPALFFKLVSRTPMADLTRVDFIFTQLTTVYTVFLLMLLIATVWRRATLAEGVIQAFGAAYGNIGYMGPGLALLVLGDAAAVPVALIVCFENAVHFVVAPALMAIAKGDARPPLAVALDVAKRVSMHPFIVSTACGFVFAAFQIPIAAPLQQLIDYLAQAAAPCALFAMGVTLALRPLKRIPVEIGYITAVKLLVLPTVMYLSLSWIGGFDRNWIYAAVLLAALPTATNVFVISQHYNVWQERASATVLITTLLSVLTLPVVLYLISSGFLTVEWTP, encoded by the coding sequence TTGGCTGCCACGCTCGCATTGTTGATTCCGTTCTTCGGCTTGATTGCAATCGGCTTTGTGGCGGCGCGCCTGAGTAGGCTGAACGCCGATGCTCTGGGCTGGATGAACATTTTCATCGTCTATGCGGCGCTTCCTGCCTTGTTCTTCAAGCTGGTCTCGCGAACGCCGATGGCGGATCTGACGCGGGTCGACTTCATTTTCACGCAGTTGACGACGGTCTACACTGTCTTTCTCCTGATGCTGTTGATCGCCACCGTTTGGCGGCGGGCGACATTGGCAGAAGGCGTGATCCAGGCCTTCGGTGCCGCCTATGGAAACATCGGCTATATGGGGCCCGGCCTGGCTTTGCTCGTCCTGGGGGATGCTGCCGCCGTTCCAGTAGCGCTCATTGTCTGCTTCGAAAACGCGGTCCATTTTGTGGTGGCACCGGCCTTGATGGCAATTGCGAAGGGGGACGCGCGTCCACCGCTCGCGGTCGCGCTTGATGTGGCGAAACGCGTCTCAATGCATCCATTCATTGTGTCAACCGCCTGCGGCTTTGTTTTCGCCGCCTTTCAAATACCCATTGCGGCACCTCTTCAGCAGCTCATTGATTATCTCGCGCAAGCTGCCGCACCATGCGCACTGTTTGCCATGGGAGTGACGTTGGCGTTGCGCCCGCTGAAGCGCATTCCGGTGGAGATCGGCTATATCACCGCAGTAAAGCTGCTTGTTTTGCCGACAGTCATGTATCTGTCGCTATCCTGGATCGGCGGGTTCGACCGAAACTGGATCTATGCTGCCGTGCTGCTCGCCGCGCTGCCGACAGCCACGAACGTCTTTGTCATCAGTCAGCACTACAATGTCTGGCAGGAAAGGGCGTCGGCAACAGTCCTGATCACGACGCTATTGTCGGTCCTGACTTTGCCGGTCGTGCTCTACCTTATTTCATCCGGCTTTTTGACGGTTGAATGGACGCCTTAA
- a CDS encoding ETC complex I subunit, with translation MTAKIFRPAKTAMQSGKAKTHLWVLEFDQEEPRSIDPILGYTSSSDMQQQVRLTFESMEQAVSYAERNGIEYRVLPPKEATRQIVSYSDNFRFNRIQPWTH, from the coding sequence ATGACCGCCAAGATCTTTCGTCCTGCAAAAACGGCAATGCAATCTGGCAAGGCGAAGACTCATCTTTGGGTTCTTGAATTCGATCAGGAAGAGCCACGCAGCATCGACCCGATCCTTGGCTACACCTCATCCTCAGACATGCAGCAACAGGTTCGCTTGACATTCGAATCGATGGAGCAGGCTGTCTCCTACGCAGAGCGTAACGGTATTGAGTATCGCGTGTTGCCGCCGAAAGAGGCGACGCGGCAGATCGTGTCCTATTCCGACAACTTTCGTTTCAACCGGATCCAGCCCTGGACGCACTGA
- a CDS encoding cytochrome c biogenesis CcdA family protein — MSIAEISLFSALLAGALSFLSPCVLPLVPPYLCYMAGISVEQFRNGTQTQAVEARRSVLITALFFTLGFGSVFVALGAGASSIGMVLRQHLDLLSKIGGLIIIVMGLNFLGVFRIGLLAREARFQSGGQPATLSGAYIMGLAFAFGWTPCIGPVLGAILGVAASRETVSDGALLLAVYSLGLAVPFWIAAAFSGAFMRFLARFRRHLGMVEKVMGALLVVTGVAFMLGFISDIAIWFQQSFPILMKIG; from the coding sequence GTGTCGATTGCCGAGATCTCATTGTTCAGCGCCTTGCTCGCCGGGGCGCTGTCGTTTCTGTCGCCCTGCGTGCTTCCGCTCGTTCCGCCCTATCTTTGCTATATGGCAGGGATTTCCGTTGAGCAGTTCCGCAATGGCACCCAGACCCAGGCGGTTGAAGCGCGCCGTTCTGTTCTCATTACCGCGCTGTTCTTCACTCTGGGTTTCGGCAGCGTGTTCGTAGCTCTAGGGGCGGGCGCTTCATCTATTGGCATGGTGTTGAGACAACACCTGGATCTTTTGTCCAAGATTGGTGGCCTGATCATCATCGTAATGGGCCTTAACTTTCTAGGCGTGTTTCGAATCGGCCTGCTTGCGCGCGAGGCGCGTTTCCAGTCAGGCGGGCAGCCGGCCACGCTTTCGGGTGCGTACATCATGGGCCTGGCATTCGCGTTTGGCTGGACACCCTGCATCGGTCCCGTGTTGGGCGCGATCCTTGGTGTTGCGGCCTCTCGCGAAACCGTGTCAGACGGAGCCCTTCTGCTTGCCGTTTATTCCCTTGGTCTGGCGGTGCCGTTCTGGATTGCAGCTGCATTTTCCGGCGCGTTCATGCGTTTTCTCGCGCGCTTCCGCCGTCATCTGGGAATGGTCGAAAAAGTTATGGGCGCTCTGCTGGTTGTGACTGGCGTGGCATTTATGCTCGGCTTCATTAGCGATATTGCAATTTGGTTTCAGCAAAGCTTCCCAATCCTCATGAAGATCGGATAG
- a CDS encoding cold-shock protein yields MADRMSSKGIASFEDLAVDPVELIEITGVVKWFDVAKGFGFIIPDNGMQDVLLHVTCLRRDGFQTILEGTRIVALIQKRDRGYQAFRILSMDQSTAVHPSQLPPIRTHVQVTPTSGLERALVKWFNRTKGFGFLTRGEGTEDIFIHMETLRRFGLTELRPGQVVLVRYGDGDKGLMAAEVHPDGPSIVSRAH; encoded by the coding sequence ATGGCGGATAGAATGTCATCGAAAGGCATTGCCAGTTTCGAGGATCTGGCAGTAGATCCGGTTGAACTGATCGAAATCACCGGCGTCGTGAAATGGTTCGATGTTGCCAAAGGTTTTGGTTTCATCATACCGGATAATGGAATGCAGGACGTGCTGTTGCATGTGACATGCCTGCGTCGGGATGGTTTCCAGACCATCCTGGAAGGAACGCGGATCGTAGCGTTGATCCAGAAGCGTGATCGAGGCTACCAGGCGTTTCGGATCCTTTCCATGGATCAGTCGACCGCAGTCCATCCGTCACAACTTCCACCTATTCGCACGCACGTTCAGGTCACGCCGACCAGCGGGCTGGAGCGTGCACTGGTGAAGTGGTTCAATCGTACCAAGGGCTTTGGCTTCCTGACGCGCGGTGAGGGCACGGAAGATATATTTATCCACATGGAGACCCTTCGGCGATTTGGGCTCACCGAGCTGCGTCCGGGACAGGTTGTTCTGGTCCGATACGGAGATGGTGACAAAGGTCTCATGGCTGCTGAAGTTCATCCGGACGGTCCCTCCATCGTATCGCGGGCACATTGA
- a CDS encoding homoserine dehydrogenase encodes MADALKIGIAGLGTVGASLARILTTRANELAITCGRAIEITAVTARDRSRDRGVDLSRAEWFGSPEEMAQKADIDVFVELMGGAEGAADRSVRAALSRGLHVVTANKALLARCGVELAAIAEEKGVLLNFEAAVAGGIPVIKALRESLTGNTISRIYGIMNGTCNYILTRMEKEGLSFEACLKEAQRLGYAEADPTFDIEGNDTAHKLAILTTLAFGTQIAADQIYLEGISNISIEDIHAAADLGYRIKLLGVAQRTESGIEQRVHPTMVPHDSVIAQVDGVTNAVAIESDILGELLMVGPGAGGNATASAVLGDIADIAKSRPGAQRVPVLGKPAASLEAYQQAQMQSHEGGYFIRLTVLDRAGVFANVATQMAQNGISLESIVQRANGGSASDAKTIILVTHATTEDSVRKAVAGIKGGNYLSGEPQVIRIERPKPL; translated from the coding sequence ATGGCAGACGCCCTCAAAATCGGTATTGCGGGTCTGGGCACCGTTGGCGCTTCGCTTGCGCGCATTTTGACAACGCGCGCAAACGAGCTGGCAATAACGTGTGGGCGTGCCATCGAGATTACAGCTGTCACAGCGCGCGATCGTTCACGCGATCGTGGCGTCGACCTCTCTCGCGCGGAGTGGTTTGGCAGCCCCGAAGAAATGGCTCAGAAGGCGGATATCGACGTATTCGTTGAGCTTATGGGCGGCGCCGAGGGCGCGGCGGATCGATCCGTTCGTGCAGCTCTATCCCGCGGCCTGCATGTCGTGACCGCGAACAAGGCGCTGCTCGCGCGCTGCGGTGTGGAACTTGCCGCGATTGCAGAAGAAAAAGGTGTGCTGCTCAACTTCGAGGCAGCGGTCGCCGGTGGTATCCCCGTCATCAAGGCTTTGCGTGAATCCCTGACCGGAAACACGATTTCCCGTATCTACGGCATCATGAACGGCACCTGCAATTACATCCTGACACGGATGGAGAAGGAAGGCCTCTCGTTCGAGGCCTGCTTGAAGGAAGCTCAGCGACTTGGTTATGCGGAAGCCGATCCGACGTTCGATATTGAGGGCAACGATACGGCGCACAAGCTGGCGATCCTGACGACGCTGGCTTTCGGAACGCAGATCGCTGCCGATCAGATCTATCTCGAAGGTATCTCGAATATCTCGATCGAAGACATCCACGCCGCAGCCGATCTTGGCTATCGGATCAAACTGCTTGGCGTTGCACAGCGCACCGAGAGCGGTATCGAGCAGCGCGTGCATCCGACCATGGTGCCGCATGACTCGGTCATTGCCCAGGTGGACGGTGTGACAAACGCCGTAGCGATCGAATCCGATATCCTCGGCGAACTTCTTATGGTCGGTCCCGGCGCGGGCGGCAATGCGACTGCGTCCGCCGTGCTGGGCGATATCGCAGATATTGCTAAAAGCCGTCCCGGCGCGCAACGCGTGCCGGTTCTCGGAAAGCCTGCTGCATCTCTGGAAGCCTATCAGCAAGCTCAGATGCAGAGCCACGAGGGTGGTTACTTCATTCGTTTGACCGTTCTGGATCGTGCGGGTGTTTTCGCCAACGTGGCAACTCAGATGGCGCAGAACGGGATCTCACTGGAATCGATCGTACAGCGCGCGAACGGTGGTTCAGCCTCCGATGCAAAGACAATCATCCTCGTTACGCATGCCACAACGGAAGATTCGGTTCGCAAGGCAGTGGCTGGCATAAAGGGTGGGAATTATCTTTCGGGTGAGCCACAGGTGATCCGGATTGAGCGGCCGAAGCCGCTCTGA
- a CDS encoding LL-diaminopimelate aminotransferase translates to MEEFHKVRRLPPYVFEQVNRLKASARAAGADIVDLGMGNPDLPTNQFIVDKLIETVQRPDTHGYSSSKGIPGLRRAQAAYYARRFGVKLNPDTQVVATLGSKEGFANMAQAITAPGDVVLCPNPSYPIHAFGFLMVGGVIRSIPVEPNEEFFRALERAVAHSIPKPIAMILCYPSNPTATVVELDFYKDVVAFAKKHGVFVLSDLAYSEIYFDGKPTPSVLQVPGAMDVAVEFTSMSKTFSMAGWRMGFAVGNDRLISALTRVKSYLDYGAFTPIQVAATAALNDPDLDQHIDEVRQTYKRRRDVMVESFGRAGWDVPPPAASMFAWVPVPEKFRHLGSLEFSKLLIEKADVAVAPGIGFGEHGDEYVRIALVENEHRIRQAARNIKRFLGTADETLHNVISLNAHR, encoded by the coding sequence ACTGCCGCCCTACGTTTTCGAACAGGTAAACCGTTTGAAGGCGAGCGCGCGAGCGGCGGGCGCGGATATCGTTGACCTCGGCATGGGCAATCCCGATTTGCCGACGAACCAGTTCATCGTCGACAAGCTGATCGAAACCGTTCAAAGACCAGACACGCACGGCTACTCTTCTTCAAAGGGCATCCCCGGTCTGCGTCGCGCGCAGGCTGCCTATTACGCTCGCCGTTTCGGCGTAAAGCTGAACCCTGATACGCAGGTGGTTGCGACTCTCGGTTCCAAGGAAGGCTTTGCCAACATGGCGCAGGCCATCACGGCGCCTGGTGATGTCGTACTGTGCCCGAACCCATCTTATCCGATCCATGCATTCGGCTTCCTGATGGTCGGCGGCGTGATCCGCTCTATCCCGGTTGAACCCAATGAAGAATTCTTCCGTGCGCTTGAGCGTGCGGTTGCCCACTCGATTCCGAAGCCGATAGCGATGATTCTTTGCTATCCGTCGAACCCGACCGCGACCGTGGTCGAACTCGACTTCTACAAGGATGTCGTCGCCTTCGCGAAGAAGCATGGTGTGTTCGTCCTGTCCGATCTGGCCTACTCTGAAATTTATTTCGATGGGAAGCCAACGCCTTCGGTCCTGCAGGTTCCGGGTGCGATGGATGTAGCCGTGGAATTTACGTCCATGTCCAAGACCTTTTCCATGGCAGGCTGGCGCATGGGCTTTGCGGTCGGCAATGATCGTCTGATTTCCGCTCTGACACGCGTTAAATCCTATCTTGATTACGGTGCATTCACCCCGATCCAGGTTGCGGCGACGGCTGCGTTGAACGACCCGGATCTCGACCAGCACATTGACGAGGTTCGTCAAACCTACAAGCGTCGACGCGATGTCATGGTCGAAAGCTTCGGACGTGCTGGCTGGGATGTGCCGCCACCTGCGGCATCCATGTTTGCCTGGGTGCCGGTGCCGGAAAAGTTCCGTCATCTTGGCTCCCTTGAGTTCTCGAAACTGTTGATCGAGAAGGCCGACGTCGCAGTTGCTCCGGGCATCGGCTTCGGCGAGCATGGTGACGAATATGTCCGTATCGCTCTTGTCGAAAACGAACATCGCATTCGCCAGGCTGCCCGCAACATCAAGCGGTTCCTCGGAACCGCGGATGAGACATTGCACAATGTCATTTCGCTGAACGCGCACCGTTGA